From Desulfatibacillum aliphaticivorans DSM 15576, the proteins below share one genomic window:
- a CDS encoding endonuclease/exonuclease/phosphatase family protein, which translates to MPFYKPLKGMPMEDRQRTIAGIQRLRAQFDAVNFPGKKTSESLILGTWNIRNFDDDRFNYGPRMEESFYYIAEIMSRFDILAVQEICEDLAPLDRLMHHLGYQYDYIVTDVTHSGLGGNRERLGFVYDKDKVKFKGVAGELVLPDKMLISEAADKGRQFARTPFGCQFQSGWFKFLFSTVHIYYGSASTKSQAYARRVEEIKAVAKYLSKEAKMSDANQILVGDFNILEPGSKGFDALEKNGFTAVRNRMGSNRDRTKYYDQISFRSRKNEVKLLEPKREDRVFQFFDSVYRPDDFETYKPVIQEQLKAKLNIAKADLAKATSKKKREKAENQIKAIEAARKSDASLEEYYGEWRTFQMSDHLPLWVELEINFSDAYLEYLLTYQSDAE; encoded by the coding sequence ATGCCGTTTTACAAGCCGCTCAAGGGAATGCCCATGGAAGATCGCCAACGCACGATTGCGGGTATTCAGCGTTTGCGCGCCCAGTTTGATGCAGTGAATTTTCCGGGAAAAAAAACCTCGGAGTCTTTGATACTGGGAACCTGGAACATCCGCAACTTTGACGACGACCGCTTCAATTACGGCCCCCGGATGGAGGAGTCCTTTTATTATATCGCGGAAATCATGTCCCGTTTCGACATTCTGGCCGTGCAGGAAATCTGTGAGGACCTGGCCCCTTTGGACAGGCTCATGCATCATCTGGGCTATCAGTACGATTATATTGTCACGGACGTAACCCACAGCGGACTGGGCGGCAACAGGGAAAGGCTCGGGTTTGTCTACGACAAGGACAAGGTGAAGTTTAAAGGCGTCGCCGGGGAACTCGTCCTGCCCGACAAAATGCTCATCAGCGAGGCTGCGGACAAAGGACGCCAGTTCGCCCGGACGCCCTTTGGATGCCAATTCCAGTCCGGCTGGTTTAAATTCCTGTTTTCCACCGTGCATATTTATTACGGTTCCGCATCCACCAAGTCCCAAGCCTACGCCCGCAGGGTGGAGGAAATCAAAGCCGTGGCCAAGTACCTCTCCAAGGAAGCCAAAATGAGCGACGCCAACCAGATATTGGTGGGCGACTTCAACATCCTGGAACCCGGCAGCAAAGGGTTCGACGCCCTGGAGAAAAACGGATTCACCGCCGTCCGCAACCGGATGGGCAGCAACAGGGACCGGACGAAATATTATGACCAGATTTCCTTCCGGTCCCGGAAAAATGAAGTAAAGCTGCTGGAGCCCAAACGCGAAGACAGGGTCTTTCAATTCTTTGACAGCGTATACCGCCCGGATGATTTTGAAACGTATAAGCCCGTCATCCAAGAACAGCTAAAAGCAAAGCTGAATATTGCCAAAGCCGACCTGGCCAAGGCCACATCCAAAAAGAAACGGGAAAAGGCCGAAAATCAAATAAAAGCCATTGAAGCCGCCCGCAAGTCAGACGCCTCCCTGGAGGAATATTACGGCGAATGGCGCACCTTCCAAATGAGCGACCACCTGCCCCTCTGGGTGGAGCTGGAAATCAATTTTTCAGACGCTTACCTGGAATACCTCTTGACCTATCAATCGGATGCGGAATGA
- a CDS encoding metal-sensitive transcriptional regulator, with amino-acid sequence MSLCGTDQDKERLIKRLARIEGQIRGLAKMVEQNRDCIEVLRQIASASGALRGVWTQVLGDHLRGCIAKAAMENDQAIIDELIDHLQKIR; translated from the coding sequence ATGAGCTTGTGCGGCACAGATCAGGATAAAGAAAGATTGATCAAAAGGCTGGCGAGAATCGAGGGACAAATCCGGGGCCTCGCCAAGATGGTGGAGCAAAACCGGGACTGCATCGAGGTCTTGCGGCAGATCGCTTCGGCCTCCGGGGCGCTGCGCGGAGTGTGGACCCAGGTGTTGGGAGATCATCTCCGAGGCTGCATTGCCAAAGCGGCCATGGAAAACGACCAGGCCATAATCGACGAACTCATCGATCACTTACAAAAAATACGTTAA
- the dmeF gene encoding CDF family Co(II)/Ni(II) efflux transporter DmeF — translation MHSKTVNKIAHGHHFGESDGRNERRTLMVVLLTASTMIIEITAGYLTGSMALLADGWHMGTHAFALGISYAAYLLARKHMESSRFSFGTGKFGILGGYTSALFLGATALWMIYESVSRLFNPVSIAFDEAILVTIVGLAVNGASVFILHNSGEHGHDHGHSHHHHDPDHDHHHDHGHGHQDQNYKAAYLHVIADTLTSVFALAALLAGRYLGWSFLDPVMGIVGGLLISRWAYGLLKDTGLILLDGEIDPEIRKQAVELIESDGESRIADLHVWRLGSKEVSILATVVTGEGRRPGEYQARLADLPNAAHVSIEVRECRDHECRCHCQNDHKTGG, via the coding sequence TTGCATTCAAAGACAGTAAACAAGATCGCCCACGGCCACCACTTCGGCGAGTCTGACGGCAGGAACGAAAGGCGCACCCTCATGGTGGTCTTGCTCACCGCATCCACCATGATTATCGAAATAACAGCCGGATACCTCACCGGGTCCATGGCCCTTTTGGCTGACGGCTGGCATATGGGCACCCACGCCTTCGCCCTGGGCATCAGCTACGCCGCGTATTTGCTGGCCAGGAAGCACATGGAATCCAGCAGGTTTTCCTTTGGAACCGGCAAATTCGGAATTCTGGGGGGATACACCAGCGCCTTGTTTTTGGGGGCCACGGCCTTGTGGATGATTTACGAGTCCGTCTCCCGCTTGTTCAACCCGGTGTCCATTGCTTTTGACGAGGCCATTCTGGTGACCATCGTGGGCCTGGCCGTGAATGGCGCCAGCGTTTTCATTCTGCACAACTCCGGGGAGCACGGACACGACCACGGCCATTCCCACCATCACCATGATCCCGACCACGATCATCACCACGACCATGGTCACGGACACCAGGATCAAAACTACAAAGCCGCCTATCTGCATGTCATAGCCGACACGTTGACTTCCGTATTCGCTTTGGCCGCTCTTTTGGCAGGCAGGTACCTTGGTTGGTCTTTTCTGGACCCGGTCATGGGAATTGTGGGAGGATTGCTTATAAGCAGGTGGGCCTACGGATTGCTCAAAGACACGGGATTGATTCTGCTGGACGGCGAGATTGACCCGGAAATCCGCAAGCAGGCCGTGGAGTTGATTGAGTCGGACGGCGAAAGCCGCATCGCCGACCTGCATGTATGGAGGCTGGGCTCCAAGGAGGTGTCCATCCTGGCCACGGTGGTGACCGGGGAGGGGCGCCGGCCCGGGGAGTATCAGGCCAGACTCGCGGATTTGCCCAACGCGGCCCATGTAAGCATTGAAGTCAGGGAATGCCGTGACCACGAATGCCGATGTCATTGCCAAAACGACCATAAAACAGGAGGATAA
- a CDS encoding acetate--CoA ligase family protein, translating to MEKMFNPQSIAMVGLSSNKSNIPRLSLENMLRWGYRGQIFGVNGRNNDAYVDGVKMFREIEELPIIPDIVYTLIPAKLVPDMVERCGKMGVKRMAIPSGGFSEFGGHGDDLAQQTLDAARKYGIRFVGPNGLTLANVKNGLCLPFAPVVKPPLGNISVVSQSGGVGLMIMTHFKAENLGMAKFASIGNKLDLDEVDFLEYFGQDPDTEIIFMYLESITRGRELAEMASRINKPVVVFKSNTTDSGKRAAMSHTASVSSDDHILDAICKDSGIIRIRHFHDFMAVAKAFKLPPMKGPRVVVMSPAGGLSVMMADLCEESGFEFADPGEAFYESLRNFSNAGVIKFSNPLDLGDIYDPNFVAHVICEVMHSDQVDGAMYVSFTPDMPSGDSVFKMMLRTDLSKESWGAILSSGKPLGAALVTPNLSPFKQAINVPIFNSPEELVRAMSFQMKYHTRQKQMKDCRGAEDLAGLPEAREWLEARKGPLGEESMELLQACRIPTPKSAAAASVDELEKALNGIPFPVVMKVVSPDALHKSDVGGVKLGVRDLEQAKAAFESIRSNLKSHAPEARFDGVRIAEMAPEGHDLFIGAKRDEVFGPVIVFGMGGIYMEIFKDLATIPCPARKSAVREALSGLKVYKLLQGARGQAPADVDAFVDLVRQISCLMAGFPEIQELDLNPVRVFQKGVMPLDMRMLVK from the coding sequence ATGGAAAAAATGTTCAACCCCCAGTCCATCGCCATGGTGGGATTGTCCTCCAACAAATCCAACATCCCCCGGCTCAGCCTGGAAAACATGCTCCGCTGGGGCTATCGGGGGCAAATATTCGGAGTCAACGGCCGCAATAACGACGCCTATGTGGACGGCGTCAAGATGTTTCGCGAAATCGAAGAGTTGCCCATCATCCCGGACATCGTTTACACCCTGATCCCGGCCAAGCTGGTCCCGGACATGGTGGAGCGCTGCGGTAAAATGGGCGTTAAACGCATGGCCATACCCAGCGGGGGTTTTTCGGAATTCGGAGGCCATGGGGACGACCTGGCCCAACAAACCCTGGATGCAGCCCGGAAATACGGCATTCGATTTGTGGGCCCCAACGGCCTGACCCTGGCCAACGTCAAAAACGGCCTCTGCCTGCCCTTCGCCCCGGTGGTCAAGCCGCCCCTGGGAAATATTTCCGTGGTGAGTCAAAGCGGCGGCGTGGGTCTTATGATTATGACTCATTTTAAGGCCGAGAATCTTGGCATGGCGAAATTCGCCAGCATCGGCAACAAGTTAGACCTGGATGAAGTGGATTTTCTGGAATACTTCGGACAGGACCCGGACACGGAAATCATTTTCATGTATCTGGAAAGCATTACCCGGGGCCGGGAACTGGCGGAAATGGCCTCCAGGATCAACAAGCCCGTGGTGGTTTTCAAATCCAACACCACCGACTCCGGTAAGAGGGCGGCCATGAGCCACACGGCCTCCGTAAGCAGCGACGACCATATTCTCGACGCCATATGCAAGGATTCCGGCATTATCCGCATCAGGCATTTCCACGATTTCATGGCCGTGGCCAAAGCCTTTAAACTGCCGCCCATGAAAGGCCCCCGGGTGGTGGTCATGAGCCCGGCCGGAGGCCTTTCCGTCATGATGGCCGACCTATGCGAAGAATCCGGCTTTGAATTCGCCGATCCCGGTGAGGCGTTTTACGAAAGTCTGCGCAATTTCTCCAATGCCGGCGTCATCAAGTTTTCCAACCCCCTGGACCTGGGAGACATCTACGATCCCAATTTCGTGGCCCACGTCATCTGCGAGGTCATGCATTCCGACCAGGTGGACGGCGCCATGTATGTCAGCTTTACCCCGGACATGCCTTCCGGAGACAGCGTCTTCAAGATGATGCTCCGCACCGACCTGTCCAAGGAGTCCTGGGGCGCCATTCTTTCCTCGGGCAAACCTTTGGGCGCGGCGCTGGTCACCCCCAATCTTTCGCCTTTTAAGCAGGCCATCAACGTGCCCATTTTCAACAGCCCCGAGGAACTGGTCCGGGCCATGTCTTTTCAGATGAAATATCACACCCGCCAAAAGCAAATGAAGGACTGCCGGGGAGCCGAAGACCTGGCCGGCCTTCCGGAAGCCCGGGAATGGCTGGAGGCCCGTAAGGGGCCCTTGGGCGAGGAATCCATGGAACTGCTCCAGGCCTGCCGCATTCCCACCCCCAAATCCGCCGCGGCCGCCTCTGTGGATGAGTTGGAGAAGGCCTTGAACGGCATTCCCTTCCCGGTGGTCATGAAGGTGGTCAGCCCGGACGCCTTGCACAAGTCCGACGTTGGCGGGGTGAAGCTCGGCGTCCGGGATTTGGAGCAAGCCAAGGCGGCGTTTGAATCCATTCGAAGCAACCTGAAGTCCCACGCACCGGAAGCCCGGTTCGACGGTGTGCGCATCGCCGAAATGGCGCCTGAAGGACACGACCTGTTCATCGGCGCAAAAAGGGACGAGGTGTTCGGCCCGGTCATCGTCTTCGGCATGGGCGGAATCTACATGGAAATCTTCAAAGACCTGGCAACCATCCCCTGTCCGGCCCGCAAAAGCGCCGTCAGGGAGGCTCTCTCCGGCTTGAAGGTGTACAAACTGCTCCAAGGGGCTCGCGGCCAGGCGCCGGCGGACGTTGACGCCTTTGTGGATCTTGTGCGCCAAATCTCCTGCCTGATGGCCGGATTTCCCGAAATCCAGGAGCTTGACCTCAACCCGGTGCGCGTATTTCAAAAAGGCGTTATGCCTTTGGACATGCGTATGCTGGTGAAATAA
- a CDS encoding TIGR01777 family oxidoreductase yields the protein MKVFIVGGTGFVGTLLSKKLLEKGHYVTAMARGRGKGRIEHDKYHYVSGDAQEPGSWQQALHDHDAVVNLAGVTIFRRWNPQYKQDILDSRILTTRRVVEALPENPSFTFINTSAAGYYGFTGDEELTEDSPPGDDFLSLVCQDWEAEAAKAEAKKVRRLITRFGVVMQAHGGALEQMIPPFKFGLGGPLGSGKQWFSWIHANDLTSAFVFLLENKELEGVFNFTAPNPVTNKGMAKALGKALGRPAFIPVPGFILKLIMGEFGDTLLHGQRVIPQRLLDAGFTFKHPEMLPALEHLLKQA from the coding sequence ATGAAAGTATTCATAGTCGGCGGCACCGGCTTTGTAGGGACTCTTTTGTCCAAGAAACTGCTGGAAAAAGGCCACTATGTGACCGCCATGGCCAGGGGACGGGGAAAAGGCCGAATAGAACACGACAAATATCATTACGTAAGCGGGGACGCCCAAGAGCCGGGATCGTGGCAGCAGGCCTTGCACGACCACGACGCGGTCGTCAATCTCGCCGGCGTGACCATCTTCCGCCGGTGGAATCCGCAATACAAGCAGGACATCCTGGATTCCCGCATCCTGACCACCCGCCGGGTGGTGGAAGCCTTGCCGGAAAATCCATCATTCACATTCATCAACACCTCGGCCGCAGGATATTACGGCTTTACCGGAGACGAAGAGCTGACCGAAGACTCTCCCCCGGGAGACGACTTTCTAAGCCTGGTCTGCCAGGACTGGGAGGCGGAAGCCGCCAAGGCGGAAGCCAAAAAGGTGCGCCGTCTGATCACCCGTTTCGGGGTGGTGATGCAGGCTCACGGCGGCGCCCTGGAACAAATGATCCCTCCCTTCAAATTTGGCCTTGGGGGGCCTTTGGGAAGCGGCAAACAGTGGTTTTCGTGGATTCATGCAAACGACCTGACCTCCGCTTTTGTGTTCCTCCTGGAAAACAAGGAGCTGGAAGGGGTTTTTAACTTTACCGCGCCCAATCCGGTCACCAACAAAGGCATGGCCAAGGCCTTGGGCAAAGCATTGGGACGCCCCGCTTTCATTCCGGTTCCCGGCTTTATTCTCAAGCTGATCATGGGCGAGTTCGGCGACACCCTGCTGCACGGGCAAAGGGTGATTCCCCAACGCCTGCTGGATGCGGGCTTTACGTTCAAACACCCTGAAATGCTTCCCGCCCTGGAGCACCTGCTCAAGCAGGCGTAG
- a CDS encoding KamA family radical SAM protein: MKDSSVTPSLPPWLQAMADCIISPDGLSRVLPIDFQAMGKAAETYPMRITKYFLSLIREQNDPIGRQVIPSAEELSDASLSPDPLCEEDQSPVPGLIHRYPHHVLFQVENRCAVYCRHCLRKRKVGGVKPVTAEALAQGVDYIRSNQEIREVVLSGGDPLVMEDDKLLDLLGRLRAINHVRTLRVHSRIPGVLPQRITPELAKGLADFHPLYMNIQFNHPREITPESEEACRILADQGVPLGCQTVLLKGVNDHEAVLRELMEELLRIRVRPYYLHQLDRVKGAAHFHVPISRGVQLMQALRGSIPGTAIPHYVVDLPGGGGKAPLPESIVEQKENAVLVRNFEGKIFRYEEG, encoded by the coding sequence ATGAAAGATAGCTCCGTCACGCCCTCCCTTCCTCCCTGGCTCCAGGCCATGGCGGACTGTATAATCTCCCCGGACGGACTGTCCCGGGTTCTTCCCATAGATTTTCAGGCCATGGGAAAAGCTGCGGAAACCTATCCCATGCGGATCACCAAGTACTTCCTGTCCCTGATTCGCGAGCAAAACGATCCCATCGGCAGGCAGGTCATTCCCAGCGCAGAAGAGCTTTCCGACGCAAGCCTATCGCCTGACCCTTTGTGCGAAGAAGACCAGTCCCCGGTTCCGGGCCTGATCCATCGCTACCCCCATCACGTATTGTTTCAGGTGGAAAACCGCTGCGCCGTATACTGCCGCCATTGCCTGAGAAAGCGCAAAGTGGGCGGCGTAAAACCGGTCACGGCGGAAGCCCTGGCCCAGGGCGTGGACTATATCCGTTCCAATCAGGAAATCCGGGAAGTGGTGCTTTCCGGCGGCGATCCCCTGGTGATGGAAGACGACAAGCTCCTGGATCTACTGGGGAGGCTGCGCGCCATAAACCACGTCCGCACCCTGCGCGTTCATTCCCGGATCCCAGGGGTTCTGCCCCAAAGAATTACGCCGGAGCTGGCCAAGGGTTTGGCGGATTTTCATCCCCTGTACATGAACATTCAGTTTAACCATCCCAGGGAAATCACACCCGAGTCGGAGGAGGCCTGCCGCATCCTGGCGGATCAGGGCGTTCCCCTGGGCTGCCAGACCGTGCTGTTAAAGGGAGTGAACGACCACGAGGCGGTATTGCGGGAGTTGATGGAGGAACTGCTGAGGATTCGCGTCAGGCCCTATTATCTGCATCAATTGGACCGGGTGAAAGGCGCGGCCCATTTTCACGTTCCCATAAGCCGGGGCGTTCAACTCATGCAGGCTTTACGGGGAAGCATTCCCGGCACGGCCATCCCCCATTACGTGGTGGATCTTCCCGGAGGCGGCGGCAAAGCCCCCCTGCCCGAAAGCATCGTCGAACAAAAAGAAAACGCCGTCCTGGTTCGCAATTTCGAAGGAAAAATCTTTCGCTACGAGGAAGGTTAG
- a CDS encoding SoxR reducing system RseC family protein, translated as MADDIGVVVGVYGKKVRVKSHRNECCDHCEARDGCRVMGGGKDMFFEVENSLNAQMGDQVKVRVSDKAFLKAIFLVYVIPMIAFIGGAFWGNSLGEPLGMDPSATAALAAFGLMGVVFAVVRVIGNRLGQKAGYKPRMVCITARAGDVQEFAPASCPSE; from the coding sequence ATGGCGGACGATATCGGCGTTGTAGTTGGCGTGTACGGAAAAAAAGTCAGGGTGAAATCCCACAGAAACGAATGCTGCGACCATTGCGAAGCCCGGGACGGTTGCCGGGTGATGGGCGGCGGCAAGGATATGTTTTTTGAGGTGGAAAACAGCCTTAACGCCCAGATGGGCGATCAGGTCAAGGTCCGGGTTTCGGACAAAGCCTTTTTAAAAGCCATCTTTCTGGTGTACGTCATTCCCATGATCGCCTTTATCGGCGGCGCCTTTTGGGGAAACAGCCTGGGCGAGCCCCTGGGCATGGATCCTTCCGCCACGGCGGCCCTGGCAGCCTTTGGATTGATGGGCGTGGTCTTCGCCGTGGTGCGCGTGATAGGCAACCGGCTGGGCCAAAAAGCCGGCTACAAACCCAGGATGGTCTGCATTACAGCCCGGGCCGGAGACGTCCAGGAATTCGCCCCGGCTTCCTGCCCCAGTGAATAG
- a CDS encoding RnfABCDGE type electron transport complex subunit B: protein MLTAFLVLGVLGLIIGVGLAAASKIFYVYVDPLVLAIDDVLPGANCGGCGMPGCSANAEAIAAGKASPSSCVAGGEELAAAIAAIMGVSVAATEPDIAKPGCYYGVKDAATKFVYEGIQDCRAAAMINGGMKECTVGCLGLGSCVKACPFGALEMGEDGLPRVIAEKCTGCGTCERVCPKGIINMSSVTRRIIKEYTTNDCTTPCQRACPAGINIRGYVGAIAEEKFEDAVLIIKERNPFPAVIGRICPHPCETECRRNLVDESVAINYCKRFAADFEMQSGKRLLPYKAPETGKRVAVAGGGIQGLTAAFFLARLGHAPTVLEATDTLGGLLRTAIPEYRLSQKVFDWEIQGILDMGVEAQMNTALGRDASVAELLAEGYDAVLAAPGGWDGRLSRPEDKEPKQVLPNTNLLIDVAKDAGSVTWGESAIFVGGGAAVVDIAAQTKAKEKTLVLRGAADDALIAKAKEKGVKLVQNSAVTRLFGQDAELKQVEIMDLTSNEKQVVSCSNLILGSGRAPEMVFIRKPEESDGTESPAVPAEGPLEWIGAPPYKKPKDDFSPGLLAPADPVSDYSAAVEAIGAGRRAAASVHMIMNGEDAFLPENVVTPSVYVQDVFMLDAVPPIPREIMPLQKTGTEDAPELEKGYPKEQAVAEASRCLQCGLICYQKGKRAA, encoded by the coding sequence GTGTTAACAGCGTTTTTAGTCTTGGGAGTCCTGGGGTTGATTATTGGAGTCGGACTGGCTGCTGCTTCCAAAATCTTTTATGTCTATGTGGACCCGCTGGTTCTTGCGATTGACGATGTTCTTCCCGGCGCCAACTGCGGCGGCTGCGGCATGCCGGGATGTTCGGCCAACGCCGAGGCTATTGCCGCGGGTAAAGCGTCCCCCAGCAGCTGCGTGGCGGGAGGCGAGGAACTGGCGGCGGCCATCGCCGCCATCATGGGCGTTTCCGTGGCTGCCACGGAGCCGGATATCGCCAAGCCCGGCTGCTATTACGGTGTGAAGGACGCAGCGACCAAGTTCGTTTATGAAGGAATTCAGGATTGCCGGGCTGCGGCCATGATCAACGGCGGCATGAAAGAATGCACCGTGGGCTGTCTCGGCCTGGGAAGCTGCGTCAAGGCCTGTCCTTTCGGCGCTTTGGAAATGGGCGAAGACGGCCTGCCGAGAGTCATTGCTGAAAAATGCACCGGCTGCGGCACCTGCGAAAGAGTCTGCCCCAAAGGCATTATCAACATGTCTTCGGTCACTCGCCGGATCATCAAGGAATATACCACCAATGATTGCACCACGCCGTGCCAGCGCGCATGTCCTGCAGGCATTAACATTCGCGGCTATGTGGGCGCCATTGCGGAAGAAAAATTCGAGGATGCGGTTCTGATCATCAAGGAGCGCAATCCCTTCCCGGCGGTCATCGGAAGAATCTGCCCCCATCCCTGCGAGACGGAATGCCGCAGGAATCTGGTGGACGAGTCCGTGGCCATCAACTACTGCAAACGTTTTGCCGCTGATTTTGAAATGCAGTCCGGCAAACGCCTTCTGCCCTACAAAGCCCCCGAGACCGGCAAGCGCGTGGCTGTGGCCGGCGGCGGCATCCAGGGCCTGACGGCTGCTTTTTTCCTGGCTCGTTTGGGCCACGCCCCCACGGTATTGGAAGCCACCGACACTCTGGGCGGGCTCCTGCGTACGGCCATCCCGGAATATCGTTTGTCTCAAAAGGTTTTTGACTGGGAAATCCAGGGCATCCTGGATATGGGCGTGGAAGCCCAGATGAATACGGCTTTGGGCCGGGACGCCTCCGTGGCCGAATTGCTGGCCGAAGGGTACGACGCCGTACTGGCCGCCCCCGGCGGCTGGGACGGAAGGCTGAGCAGGCCCGAGGATAAGGAACCCAAACAGGTGCTGCCCAACACCAACCTGTTGATCGACGTGGCCAAAGACGCGGGCTCCGTAACCTGGGGCGAGAGCGCAATCTTTGTGGGCGGCGGCGCAGCCGTGGTGGATATTGCAGCCCAGACCAAGGCCAAGGAAAAGACCCTGGTGCTCAGGGGCGCTGCAGACGACGCTTTGATCGCCAAAGCCAAGGAAAAGGGCGTCAAGCTGGTTCAGAATTCCGCTGTCACCAGGCTGTTCGGTCAGGATGCGGAACTGAAGCAGGTGGAGATCATGGATCTCACCTCCAACGAAAAACAGGTCGTATCCTGCAGCAACCTGATTCTCGGCTCCGGCCGCGCCCCGGAGATGGTTTTCATCCGCAAGCCTGAGGAATCCGACGGAACCGAATCGCCGGCCGTTCCCGCCGAAGGACCTCTGGAATGGATCGGCGCGCCCCCTTACAAAAAGCCCAAGGACGACTTCAGTCCCGGCCTGCTTGCTCCTGCCGATCCGGTCAGCGATTACTCCGCGGCGGTGGAAGCCATTGGCGCCGGACGCCGCGCGGCTGCTTCGGTCCACATGATCATGAACGGCGAAGACGCCTTCCTGCCCGAAAATGTGGTTACGCCTTCGGTCTATGTCCAGGACGTTTTCATGCTGGACGCCGTGCCGCCCATTCCCAGGGAAATCATGCCCTTGCAGAAGACGGGAACGGAAGACGCTCCGGAGCTGGAAAAAGGCTACCCCAAAGAGCAGGCGGTAGCCGAAGCCTCCCGCTGCCTCCAGTGCGGCCTTATCTGCTACCAGAAAGGCAAAAGAGCGGCGTAA